One window of the Tachypleus tridentatus isolate NWPU-2018 chromosome 10, ASM421037v1, whole genome shotgun sequence genome contains the following:
- the LOC143230988 gene encoding uncharacterized protein LOC143230988 isoform X1: MIMSNKTCDATVEQKFHLKNTITSLKKFILLYACIFQHINKIMEVLKIKVEPSSDDKQSAVLDVKLLKNEVIKMSPCMTVNFLEEGPTPPILEVDEIKMEQEESCSEVENTTEQSSDLEHDGIISEFSDSVNGEIHLDNLKYEVMSVKEEDESQKELQPDYRFEGTSGPKNYMNEHFGKKIKIKSGKLHKLSSSDLCDKTSSSEKDLKQNVLKSVDKIFNCIECGKDFDRKSILQKHEKVHSRMKPYNCVVCNKTFVTNCHLIIHQRIHTGEKPYSCEVCEKEFGTNSYLKIHQRIHTGEKPYSCVVCGKKFGSNSGLKIHEKVHTGEKPYRCMICGKEFGTSSDLKKHERVHTREKPYSCSFCDRKYTYSCSLKRHENTHS; this comes from the exons ATGATTATGTCAAATAAAACATGTGATGCAACAGTCGAACAAAAATTTCACCTGAAGAATACTATTACCTCGTTGAAAAAGTTCATACTATTATACGCAT GCatatttcaacacattaataagaTCATGGAAGTACTGAAGATCAAAGTTGAACCATCATCTGATGACAAGCAGAGTGCTGTACTGGATGTGAAGTTGTTgaaaaatgaagtaataaaaatgtCACCTTGCA TGACAGTGAACTTCCTAGAAGAGGGACCTACACCTCCCATTCTTGAggttgatgaaataaaaatggaGCAAGAAGAGAGCTGTAGTGAAGTTGAG AACACAACTGAGCAGTCTAGTGATTTAGAACATGATGGGATTATTTCTGAATTCAGTGACAGTGTTAATGGTGAAATACATCtggataatttaaaatatgaggTTATGAGTGTGAAGGAAGAAGATGAATCTCAAAAAGAGCTACAACCAGACTATAGGTTCGAAGGTACATCTG GTCCAAAGAACTACATGAATGAACATTTTGGAAAGAAGATAAAGATAAAAAGTGGCAAACTTCACAAACTAAGCAGTAGTGATCTGTGTGACAAAACATCGTCATCAGagaaagatttaaaacaaaatgttctgaAGAGTGTGGATAAAATTTTCAATTGTATTGAGTGTGGTAAAGATTTTGACAGGAAAAGTATATTACAAAAGCATGAGAAAGTACACAGTAGGATGAAACCATACAATTGTGTAGTgtgtaacaaaacatttgtaacaaattGCCACCTAATAATACACCAGAggatacatactggggagaaaccatacagttgtgagGTATGTGAGAAAGAATTTGGCACCAACAGTTACCTAAAAATACATCAGCGAATACACAcaggagagaaaccatacagttgtgttgTGTGTGGCAAGAAATTTGGATCTAATAGTGGCTTAAAGATTCATGAGAAAgtacatactggagagaaaccatacagatGCATGATATGTGGAAAAGAATTTGGAACAAGTAGTGACCTAAAGAAACATGAAAGAGTACATACGAGGGAGAAACCGTACAGTTGTAGTTTTTGTGACAGGAAATACACATATTCATGTTCTTTAAAAAGACATGAGAATACTCAcagctga
- the LOC143230988 gene encoding uncharacterized protein LOC143230988 isoform X2, whose translation MVGRKKGIFQHINKIMEVLKIKVEPSSDDKQSAVLDVKLLKNEVIKMSPCMTVNFLEEGPTPPILEVDEIKMEQEESCSEVENTTEQSSDLEHDGIISEFSDSVNGEIHLDNLKYEVMSVKEEDESQKELQPDYRFEGTSGPKNYMNEHFGKKIKIKSGKLHKLSSSDLCDKTSSSEKDLKQNVLKSVDKIFNCIECGKDFDRKSILQKHEKVHSRMKPYNCVVCNKTFVTNCHLIIHQRIHTGEKPYSCEVCEKEFGTNSYLKIHQRIHTGEKPYSCVVCGKKFGSNSGLKIHEKVHTGEKPYRCMICGKEFGTSSDLKKHERVHTREKPYSCSFCDRKYTYSCSLKRHENTHS comes from the exons atggttggaagaaagaaAG GCatatttcaacacattaataagaTCATGGAAGTACTGAAGATCAAAGTTGAACCATCATCTGATGACAAGCAGAGTGCTGTACTGGATGTGAAGTTGTTgaaaaatgaagtaataaaaatgtCACCTTGCA TGACAGTGAACTTCCTAGAAGAGGGACCTACACCTCCCATTCTTGAggttgatgaaataaaaatggaGCAAGAAGAGAGCTGTAGTGAAGTTGAG AACACAACTGAGCAGTCTAGTGATTTAGAACATGATGGGATTATTTCTGAATTCAGTGACAGTGTTAATGGTGAAATACATCtggataatttaaaatatgaggTTATGAGTGTGAAGGAAGAAGATGAATCTCAAAAAGAGCTACAACCAGACTATAGGTTCGAAGGTACATCTG GTCCAAAGAACTACATGAATGAACATTTTGGAAAGAAGATAAAGATAAAAAGTGGCAAACTTCACAAACTAAGCAGTAGTGATCTGTGTGACAAAACATCGTCATCAGagaaagatttaaaacaaaatgttctgaAGAGTGTGGATAAAATTTTCAATTGTATTGAGTGTGGTAAAGATTTTGACAGGAAAAGTATATTACAAAAGCATGAGAAAGTACACAGTAGGATGAAACCATACAATTGTGTAGTgtgtaacaaaacatttgtaacaaattGCCACCTAATAATACACCAGAggatacatactggggagaaaccatacagttgtgagGTATGTGAGAAAGAATTTGGCACCAACAGTTACCTAAAAATACATCAGCGAATACACAcaggagagaaaccatacagttgtgttgTGTGTGGCAAGAAATTTGGATCTAATAGTGGCTTAAAGATTCATGAGAAAgtacatactggagagaaaccatacagatGCATGATATGTGGAAAAGAATTTGGAACAAGTAGTGACCTAAAGAAACATGAAAGAGTACATACGAGGGAGAAACCGTACAGTTGTAGTTTTTGTGACAGGAAATACACATATTCATGTTCTTTAAAAAGACATGAGAATACTCAcagctga
- the LOC143230988 gene encoding uncharacterized protein LOC143230988 isoform X3 yields MEVLKIKVEPSSDDKQSAVLDVKLLKNEVIKMSPCMTVNFLEEGPTPPILEVDEIKMEQEESCSEVENTTEQSSDLEHDGIISEFSDSVNGEIHLDNLKYEVMSVKEEDESQKELQPDYRFEGTSGPKNYMNEHFGKKIKIKSGKLHKLSSSDLCDKTSSSEKDLKQNVLKSVDKIFNCIECGKDFDRKSILQKHEKVHSRMKPYNCVVCNKTFVTNCHLIIHQRIHTGEKPYSCEVCEKEFGTNSYLKIHQRIHTGEKPYSCVVCGKKFGSNSGLKIHEKVHTGEKPYRCMICGKEFGTSSDLKKHERVHTREKPYSCSFCDRKYTYSCSLKRHENTHS; encoded by the exons ATGGAAGTACTGAAGATCAAAGTTGAACCATCATCTGATGACAAGCAGAGTGCTGTACTGGATGTGAAGTTGTTgaaaaatgaagtaataaaaatgtCACCTTGCA TGACAGTGAACTTCCTAGAAGAGGGACCTACACCTCCCATTCTTGAggttgatgaaataaaaatggaGCAAGAAGAGAGCTGTAGTGAAGTTGAG AACACAACTGAGCAGTCTAGTGATTTAGAACATGATGGGATTATTTCTGAATTCAGTGACAGTGTTAATGGTGAAATACATCtggataatttaaaatatgaggTTATGAGTGTGAAGGAAGAAGATGAATCTCAAAAAGAGCTACAACCAGACTATAGGTTCGAAGGTACATCTG GTCCAAAGAACTACATGAATGAACATTTTGGAAAGAAGATAAAGATAAAAAGTGGCAAACTTCACAAACTAAGCAGTAGTGATCTGTGTGACAAAACATCGTCATCAGagaaagatttaaaacaaaatgttctgaAGAGTGTGGATAAAATTTTCAATTGTATTGAGTGTGGTAAAGATTTTGACAGGAAAAGTATATTACAAAAGCATGAGAAAGTACACAGTAGGATGAAACCATACAATTGTGTAGTgtgtaacaaaacatttgtaacaaattGCCACCTAATAATACACCAGAggatacatactggggagaaaccatacagttgtgagGTATGTGAGAAAGAATTTGGCACCAACAGTTACCTAAAAATACATCAGCGAATACACAcaggagagaaaccatacagttgtgttgTGTGTGGCAAGAAATTTGGATCTAATAGTGGCTTAAAGATTCATGAGAAAgtacatactggagagaaaccatacagatGCATGATATGTGGAAAAGAATTTGGAACAAGTAGTGACCTAAAGAAACATGAAAGAGTACATACGAGGGAGAAACCGTACAGTTGTAGTTTTTGTGACAGGAAATACACATATTCATGTTCTTTAAAAAGACATGAGAATACTCAcagctga
- the LOC143230988 gene encoding uncharacterized protein LOC143230988 isoform X4, giving the protein MTVNFLEEGPTPPILEVDEIKMEQEESCSEVENTTEQSSDLEHDGIISEFSDSVNGEIHLDNLKYEVMSVKEEDESQKELQPDYRFEGTSGPKNYMNEHFGKKIKIKSGKLHKLSSSDLCDKTSSSEKDLKQNVLKSVDKIFNCIECGKDFDRKSILQKHEKVHSRMKPYNCVVCNKTFVTNCHLIIHQRIHTGEKPYSCEVCEKEFGTNSYLKIHQRIHTGEKPYSCVVCGKKFGSNSGLKIHEKVHTGEKPYRCMICGKEFGTSSDLKKHERVHTREKPYSCSFCDRKYTYSCSLKRHENTHS; this is encoded by the exons a TGACAGTGAACTTCCTAGAAGAGGGACCTACACCTCCCATTCTTGAggttgatgaaataaaaatggaGCAAGAAGAGAGCTGTAGTGAAGTTGAG AACACAACTGAGCAGTCTAGTGATTTAGAACATGATGGGATTATTTCTGAATTCAGTGACAGTGTTAATGGTGAAATACATCtggataatttaaaatatgaggTTATGAGTGTGAAGGAAGAAGATGAATCTCAAAAAGAGCTACAACCAGACTATAGGTTCGAAGGTACATCTG GTCCAAAGAACTACATGAATGAACATTTTGGAAAGAAGATAAAGATAAAAAGTGGCAAACTTCACAAACTAAGCAGTAGTGATCTGTGTGACAAAACATCGTCATCAGagaaagatttaaaacaaaatgttctgaAGAGTGTGGATAAAATTTTCAATTGTATTGAGTGTGGTAAAGATTTTGACAGGAAAAGTATATTACAAAAGCATGAGAAAGTACACAGTAGGATGAAACCATACAATTGTGTAGTgtgtaacaaaacatttgtaacaaattGCCACCTAATAATACACCAGAggatacatactggggagaaaccatacagttgtgagGTATGTGAGAAAGAATTTGGCACCAACAGTTACCTAAAAATACATCAGCGAATACACAcaggagagaaaccatacagttgtgttgTGTGTGGCAAGAAATTTGGATCTAATAGTGGCTTAAAGATTCATGAGAAAgtacatactggagagaaaccatacagatGCATGATATGTGGAAAAGAATTTGGAACAAGTAGTGACCTAAAGAAACATGAAAGAGTACATACGAGGGAGAAACCGTACAGTTGTAGTTTTTGTGACAGGAAATACACATATTCATGTTCTTTAAAAAGACATGAGAATACTCAcagctga